From the Streptomyces syringium genome, one window contains:
- a CDS encoding NADH-quinone oxidoreductase subunit 5 family protein, whose protein sequence is MTTTTTAVLVPLLPFLGAVAGILLGRRAPGFVRPLAILPTLAAAVLAVVVAWQQGGGEDIDAATRLTPTGSVPIDLALHLDGFAVLVAVLVGVVASCVQLYSTAYLRDAPRYPSYAALVSLFTAAMLLVVYSGDLMVLLVGWEIMGVCSYFLVGHYWETEAARAASLKAFLVTKLGDVPFLIGILALAADAGTFRINGILTAAVSGDGLDHPTVIALLLLAGVAGKSAQFPLHTWLPDAMAGPTPVSALIHAATMVAAGVYFIARLLPVFAASTAALVVLAAMAAITMIGSALAALAQDDIKRVLAYSTVGQLGYMTGALAVGDRGAAVFHLITHGAFKALLFLGAGVIIHAAGTNSLAAMARMGHLTKRIPDAYWTMTVALLALAAIPPFSGFFSKEAVLGAAEHAATGDASGIPGTVGWIVLVAGLLTALLTAGYATRLWLLAFHGRGTEAADHGKQPAVMNVTLWVLFVPALGLGLAAWKLPDWFDGHSLTPTLTTSVLGTGCALIGALVVWAAWRRTAALAAGTPMGAVAADPDAAPAVSEEEAVASHTAAYGNIASAQDPADPGRLLLGPLHRHAAVGFHLDAAYSALFVRPVRAGARLAHFLDREVVDTYVRGAGAAPGLLGRAVRRAQTGNVQTYLGALLAGSVVLAVAAVLVATGA, encoded by the coding sequence GTGACGACCACGACCACCGCCGTCCTCGTCCCGCTGCTGCCCTTCCTCGGTGCCGTCGCCGGCATCCTGCTCGGCCGCCGCGCCCCCGGCTTCGTACGACCGCTGGCCATCCTGCCGACCCTCGCCGCGGCCGTGCTCGCCGTCGTCGTCGCCTGGCAGCAGGGCGGCGGCGAGGACATCGACGCCGCCACCCGGCTCACCCCGACCGGGTCCGTGCCCATCGACCTCGCCCTGCACCTCGACGGCTTCGCCGTGCTCGTCGCGGTCCTCGTCGGCGTCGTCGCGTCCTGCGTACAGCTCTACTCGACCGCCTACCTGCGCGACGCCCCCCGCTACCCCTCCTACGCGGCCCTCGTCTCCCTCTTCACCGCCGCGATGCTGCTCGTCGTCTACTCCGGCGACCTGATGGTGCTGCTGGTCGGCTGGGAGATCATGGGCGTCTGCTCGTACTTCCTCGTCGGCCACTACTGGGAGACCGAGGCCGCCCGCGCCGCCTCCCTCAAGGCCTTCCTGGTCACCAAGCTCGGCGACGTCCCCTTCCTGATCGGCATCCTCGCGCTGGCCGCCGACGCCGGAACGTTCCGCATCAACGGCATCCTGACCGCCGCCGTCTCCGGCGACGGGCTGGACCACCCGACCGTCATCGCGCTGCTGCTCCTCGCCGGAGTCGCGGGCAAGTCCGCGCAGTTCCCGCTGCACACCTGGCTGCCCGACGCGATGGCCGGCCCCACGCCCGTCTCCGCGCTGATCCACGCCGCGACGATGGTCGCCGCCGGTGTCTACTTCATCGCCCGGCTCCTGCCCGTCTTCGCCGCCTCCACCGCGGCGCTGGTCGTGCTCGCCGCGATGGCCGCGATCACCATGATCGGCTCGGCGCTCGCCGCCCTCGCCCAGGACGACATCAAACGCGTCCTCGCCTACTCGACCGTCGGCCAGCTCGGCTACATGACCGGCGCCCTCGCCGTCGGCGACCGCGGTGCCGCCGTCTTCCACCTGATCACCCACGGTGCGTTCAAGGCGCTCCTCTTCCTCGGGGCAGGCGTGATCATCCACGCCGCCGGCACCAACTCGCTGGCCGCGATGGCACGCATGGGCCACCTCACCAAGCGCATCCCCGACGCCTACTGGACGATGACCGTCGCCCTCCTCGCCCTCGCCGCGATCCCCCCGTTCAGCGGCTTCTTCTCCAAGGAAGCCGTCCTCGGCGCGGCCGAGCACGCCGCCACCGGCGACGCGAGCGGCATCCCCGGCACGGTCGGCTGGATCGTCCTGGTCGCCGGACTGCTCACCGCCCTCCTCACCGCGGGCTACGCCACCCGGCTGTGGCTGCTGGCCTTCCACGGCCGCGGCACCGAGGCCGCCGACCACGGCAAGCAGCCTGCCGTCATGAACGTCACCCTCTGGGTCCTGTTCGTCCCCGCCCTCGGGCTCGGCCTCGCCGCCTGGAAGCTCCCCGACTGGTTCGACGGGCACTCCCTCACCCCGACCCTCACCACCTCCGTCCTCGGCACCGGCTGCGCCCTCATCGGCGCGCTCGTCGTCTGGGCGGCCTGGCGGCGGACCGCCGCGCTCGCCGCCGGCACGCCCATGGGCGCCGTCGCCGCCGACCCGGACGCCGCCCCCGCGGTCTCCGAGGAGGAGGCCGTCGCCAGCCACACGGCCGCCTACGGAAACATCGCCTCCGCCCAGGACCCGGCCGACCCCGGCCGGCTCCTCCTCGGCCCCCTGCACCGCCACGCCGCCGTCGGCTTCCACCTCGACGCCGCGTACAGCGCCCTGTTCGTCCGGCCCGTGCGCGCGGGCGCCCGCCTCGCGCACTTCCTCGACCGCGAGGTCGTCGACACCTACGTACGCGGCGCGGGCGCGGCCCCCGGCCTGCTGGGACGGGCCGTCCGCCGGGCCCAGACCGGCAATGTGCAGACCTACCTCGGCGCCCTGCTCGCCGGCTCCGTCGTCCTGGCCGTCGCCGCCGTTCTCGTAGCCACCGGAGCCTGA
- the nuoK gene encoding NADH-quinone oxidoreductase subunit NuoK — translation MHLVYPAVLAALLFAVGLYGVLARRNAILVLMSVELMLNAVNLNLVAFDVWLRDTLHAGQALTLFTIAIAAAEIGIGLAIVLLVYRNRGTADVDRLRDLNEGEDAERYAADTDIPVDPARADGDRPNGPDKKAEAVA, via the coding sequence ATGCACCTCGTCTACCCCGCCGTCCTCGCCGCCCTCCTCTTCGCCGTCGGCCTCTACGGCGTGCTCGCCCGGCGCAACGCGATCCTCGTCCTGATGTCCGTCGAGCTGATGCTCAACGCCGTCAACCTCAACCTCGTCGCCTTCGACGTGTGGCTGCGCGACACGCTCCACGCCGGGCAGGCGCTCACCCTCTTCACCATCGCCATCGCCGCCGCCGAGATCGGCATCGGCCTCGCGATCGTGCTGCTCGTCTACCGCAACCGCGGCACCGCCGACGTCGACCGGCTCCGCGACCTCAACGAGGGCGAGGACGCCGAGCGCTACGCGGCCGACACGGACATCCCCGTGGACCCGGCCCGCGCCGACGGTGACCGGCCGAACGGCCCCGACAAGAAGGCAGAGGCCGTCGCGTGA
- a CDS encoding NADH-quinone oxidoreductase subunit J family protein, producing MTGTADVTALAANAHGFLSPTGVEILFVLVGIVTLGAAVVTVTTKQLVHAALWLVAALGGLAVEYLLLTAEFIAWVQVLIYVGSVVVLLLFGLMLTKAPIGRSPDADSGNRWAALAVAAAAAAALVWVVVDAFRATWIDLDGAVQGSTKVSGESLFRYWVLPFEALSVLLLAALVGAIVLSRRDIEGGSDKQPGKAGKGGER from the coding sequence ATGACCGGCACCGCCGACGTCACCGCGCTCGCCGCGAACGCCCACGGCTTCCTCTCCCCGACCGGCGTCGAGATCCTCTTCGTGCTGGTCGGCATCGTGACCCTCGGCGCCGCCGTCGTCACCGTCACCACCAAGCAGCTGGTGCACGCCGCCCTGTGGCTGGTGGCGGCGCTCGGCGGGCTCGCCGTGGAGTACCTGCTGCTCACGGCGGAGTTCATCGCCTGGGTGCAGGTGCTGATCTACGTCGGCTCCGTCGTCGTCCTCCTCCTCTTCGGGCTGATGCTCACCAAGGCCCCCATCGGCCGCTCCCCGGACGCGGACTCCGGCAATCGCTGGGCCGCCCTCGCGGTCGCGGCGGCCGCGGCCGCCGCGCTCGTCTGGGTGGTCGTGGACGCCTTCCGCGCCACCTGGATCGATCTCGACGGCGCCGTCCAGGGCTCCACGAAGGTCTCCGGAGAGAGCCTCTTCCGGTACTGGGTGCTGCCCTTCGAGGCGCTGTCCGTGCTGCTGCTCGCCGCCCTCGTCGGCGCGATCGTGCTCTCCCGCCGCGACATCGAAGGCGGCTCGGACAAGCAGCCCGGCAAGGCCGGCAAGGGGGGCGAGCGCTGA
- a CDS encoding NuoI/complex I 23 kDa subunit family protein, with the protein MGIPGSGLAKGLAVTLRTMTRRSITDQYPDVQPELSPRTRGVIGLFEENCTVCMLCARECPDWCIYIDSHKETVPPAAPGGRERSRNVLDRFAIDFSLCMYCGICIEVCPFDALFWSPEFEYAETDIHELTHERDKLREWMWTVPEPPALDPAAEEPKELAAARKTAEKLAAQQAAEAEKQQEDEA; encoded by the coding sequence ATGGGGATTCCCGGTTCCGGCCTCGCCAAGGGCCTCGCCGTCACCCTCCGCACGATGACGCGGCGTTCGATCACCGACCAGTACCCGGACGTCCAGCCCGAGCTGTCGCCCCGCACCCGCGGAGTGATCGGCCTGTTCGAGGAGAACTGCACGGTCTGCATGCTGTGCGCCCGTGAGTGCCCCGACTGGTGCATCTACATCGACTCCCACAAGGAGACCGTGCCCCCGGCCGCGCCGGGCGGGCGGGAGCGCAGCCGCAATGTGCTCGACCGCTTCGCGATCGACTTCTCGCTCTGCATGTACTGCGGTATCTGCATCGAGGTGTGCCCCTTCGACGCGCTGTTCTGGTCGCCGGAGTTCGAGTACGCCGAGACCGACATCCACGAACTGACCCATGAGCGCGACAAGCTCCGCGAATGGATGTGGACCGTGCCGGAGCCGCCCGCGCTCGACCCGGCGGCCGAGGAGCCGAAGGAGCTCGCGGCGGCCCGGAAGACGGCCGAGAAGCTGGCCGCGCAACAAGCCGCCGAGGCGGAGAAGCAGCAGGAGGACGAGGCATGA
- a CDS encoding complex I subunit 1/NuoH family protein encodes MSDILDVAVRLAAVFVAFLVLPLVLGQTEHKVMAHMQGRLGPMYAGGFHGWAQLMADAVKFAQKEDIVPAGADRRIFQLAPAVALLPYLLVLVVIPIGPGNAVGEFIDAGIFFVLAVLGIGVLGSLMAGWASANKFSLLGGLRTAAQLMAYELPMLLAAASVAMAAGTLSLPGILEAFHWWWVPWQIVGGVVFFTAGLAELQRPPFDMPVADSEIIFGAYTEYTGLRFALFLFAEFVGIVVLCVLTTVLFLGGWHGPFGADGLGPVWTLLKTALLAFVVIWLRVSYPRLREDQLQKLAWTVLIPLALAQIALTGVIKVVIQ; translated from the coding sequence ATGAGCGACATCCTCGACGTGGCCGTCCGCCTGGCCGCCGTGTTCGTCGCCTTCCTCGTGCTGCCGCTCGTCCTCGGGCAGACCGAGCACAAGGTGATGGCCCATATGCAGGGCCGGCTCGGGCCGATGTACGCCGGTGGGTTCCACGGGTGGGCGCAGCTCATGGCGGACGCCGTGAAGTTCGCGCAGAAGGAAGACATCGTGCCCGCGGGCGCGGACCGGCGGATCTTCCAGCTCGCGCCGGCCGTCGCCCTGCTGCCCTACCTCCTCGTGCTCGTCGTGATCCCGATCGGGCCGGGCAACGCCGTCGGTGAGTTCATCGACGCCGGGATCTTCTTCGTCCTCGCCGTCCTGGGCATCGGCGTGCTCGGCTCGCTGATGGCCGGCTGGGCGTCGGCCAACAAGTTCTCCCTGCTCGGCGGTCTGCGGACCGCCGCGCAGCTGATGGCCTACGAGCTGCCGATGCTGCTCGCCGCGGCCTCCGTCGCGATGGCGGCCGGGACGCTGTCGCTGCCCGGCATCCTGGAGGCCTTCCACTGGTGGTGGGTGCCCTGGCAGATCGTCGGCGGCGTCGTCTTCTTCACCGCCGGGCTCGCCGAACTCCAGCGGCCCCCGTTCGACATGCCGGTCGCCGACTCCGAGATCATCTTCGGTGCGTACACCGAGTACACCGGCCTGCGCTTCGCGCTCTTCCTGTTCGCGGAGTTCGTGGGCATCGTCGTGCTCTGCGTGCTGACGACCGTCCTCTTCCTCGGCGGCTGGCACGGGCCCTTCGGGGCCGACGGCCTCGGCCCCGTGTGGACCCTGCTCAAGACGGCGCTGCTCGCCTTCGTCGTCATCTGGCTACGGGTCAGCTACCCCCGGCTCCGTGAGGACCAGCTGCAGAAGCTGGCCTGGACCGTACTCATTCCGCTCGCTCTCGCGCAGATCGCACTGACCGGCGTGATCAAGGTGGTGATCCAGTAA
- a CDS encoding NADH-quinone oxidoreductase subunit C, with amino-acid sequence MPSGASELFGEGASAEESYGLLTVDVPAAAWITALETARDTLGCTYFDWLSAVDEPGTGFRICAHVVALPVGPGAAGGMRRLVVRTTVPHDAPALPSAIGVYAGAAWHERETFEMFGVDFTGHPHLVPLLLPEGFEGHPLRKDFVLAARVAKAWPGAKEPGETEGGGPKRRQMLPPGVPDPNEWGPLKGQLPPAPARPARGPRAAGAAGAAAADRPARRTRSVAAGSASQAEPAADTPAAAPERPARRSRSVSEGSASQAAPSAEASGADAPARPARRSRSASEGSASQAAPPAEAGTPAAERPRPAPRSADAPWHHARPAFEGTPGEPGPEAGSPKGATPSAPAEGPGPAAGPAAGPAAGPAAGPTPTAPAAPPAAAEPAPEAKPGAAEPAAPAPVAKPGAAEPAPGSKPEPGAAEAAAEAAAEAAAEPPPGEAERPEGEAPTTRPPKGGRDRDTRDDDDPAGGAPA; translated from the coding sequence CTGCCGAGTGGCGCCTCCGAGCTGTTCGGCGAGGGGGCGAGCGCGGAGGAGTCGTACGGGCTGCTCACCGTGGACGTACCCGCCGCCGCGTGGATCACCGCGCTGGAGACCGCGCGGGACACCCTCGGCTGCACCTACTTCGACTGGCTGAGCGCGGTCGACGAGCCCGGCACGGGCTTCCGCATCTGCGCGCACGTCGTCGCCCTGCCCGTGGGGCCCGGCGCGGCCGGTGGCATGCGGCGGCTCGTCGTACGCACCACCGTGCCGCACGACGCCCCCGCGCTGCCCAGCGCGATCGGCGTCTACGCCGGAGCGGCGTGGCACGAACGCGAGACGTTCGAGATGTTCGGCGTCGACTTCACCGGTCACCCGCACCTGGTGCCGCTGCTGCTGCCCGAGGGCTTCGAGGGGCACCCGCTGCGCAAGGACTTCGTGCTCGCCGCGCGGGTCGCGAAGGCGTGGCCCGGGGCCAAGGAACCGGGCGAGACGGAGGGCGGTGGCCCCAAGCGCCGTCAGATGCTCCCGCCGGGCGTCCCCGACCCCAACGAGTGGGGCCCCCTCAAGGGCCAGCTCCCGCCCGCACCCGCCCGCCCGGCCCGCGGCCCCCGCGCCGCGGGTGCGGCGGGCGCCGCAGCCGCCGACCGCCCGGCCCGCCGCACGCGCAGCGTGGCCGCCGGCTCGGCGAGCCAGGCGGAACCGGCGGCCGACACTCCGGCAGCGGCTCCCGAGCGGCCTGCCCGCCGTAGCCGCAGCGTGAGCGAGGGCTCTGCGAGCCAGGCCGCACCCTCGGCCGAGGCGTCCGGTGCGGACGCCCCGGCGCGCCCTGCCCGTCGCAGCCGCAGCGCGAGCGAGGGCTCTGCGAGCCAGGCCGCGCCGCCTGCCGAGGCCGGGACGCCCGCTGCCGAGCGCCCGCGCCCGGCACCGCGCTCGGCCGACGCCCCGTGGCACCACGCCCGCCCCGCGTTCGAAGGCACACCGGGGGAGCCAGGCCCTGAGGCCGGATCCCCCAAGGGCGCCACCCCGTCGGCACCCGCCGAGGGCCCCGGGCCTGCGGCCGGGCCTGCGGCCGGGCCTGCGGCCGGGCCTGCGGCCGGGCCGACCCCGACAGCCCCCGCAGCACCACCGGCAGCTGCCGAGCCCGCCCCAGAGGCCAAGCCCGGCGCAGCCGAACCCGCAGCACCGGCCCCGGTGGCCAAGCCCGGCGCAGCCGAACCCGCTCCCGGGAGCAAGCCTGAGCCCGGCGCAGCCGAAGCCGCAGCCGAAGCCGCAGCCGAAGCCGCCGCCGAACCGCCGCCCGGCGAAGCCGAGCGCCCCGAGGGGGAGGCCCCCACGACCCGCCCGCCCAAGGGCGGTCGCGATCGCGACACCCGAGACGACGACGACCCGGCAGGAGGCGCCCCCGCATGA
- a CDS encoding NADH-quinone oxidoreductase subunit B, with protein sequence MDVTPPVDLPEPRRLGVLSRLAPEPMKVVLNWGRRYSLWVFNFGLACCAIEFIAASMARHDFIRLGVIPFAPGPRQADLMIVSGTVTDKMAPAVKRLYEQMPEPKYVISFGACSNCGGPYWDSYSVTKGVDQIIPVDVYVPGCPPRPEALLQGILKLQEKIAKESLSDRYGPASGAGASVAALRSDLVTPPPTPGTSGAGAGASGGAAGAGGATGAGGAEETDR encoded by the coding sequence ATGGACGTGACACCCCCGGTTGACCTTCCCGAGCCGCGCCGGCTCGGGGTGCTGTCCCGCCTCGCGCCCGAACCCATGAAGGTGGTCCTGAACTGGGGCCGCCGCTACAGCCTGTGGGTCTTCAACTTCGGCCTCGCCTGCTGCGCGATCGAGTTCATCGCCGCGTCGATGGCCCGGCACGACTTCATCCGCCTCGGCGTCATCCCCTTCGCCCCGGGCCCCCGCCAGGCGGACCTCATGATCGTCTCCGGCACGGTGACGGACAAGATGGCCCCGGCCGTGAAGCGGCTGTACGAGCAGATGCCCGAGCCGAAGTACGTGATCTCCTTCGGCGCCTGCTCGAACTGCGGCGGCCCCTACTGGGACTCGTACTCCGTCACGAAGGGCGTCGACCAGATCATCCCGGTCGACGTCTACGTACCGGGCTGCCCGCCCCGGCCGGAAGCGCTGCTGCAGGGCATCCTCAAGCTTCAGGAGAAGATCGCGAAGGAGTCGCTGAGCGACCGGTACGGGCCCGCCTCCGGCGCGGGCGCGTCCGTCGCGGCGCTGCGCAGCGATCTGGTGACGCCGCCGCCGACGCCCGGCACCTCCGGTGCGGGTGCGGGCGCCTCCGGCGGTGCGGCCGGTGCCGGTGGCGCGACTGGCGCCGGTGGCGCGGAGGAGACGGACCGATGA
- a CDS encoding NADH-quinone oxidoreductase subunit A — MPEATVRTASADVRLAADYFDGYATVGLLAVVGVLFVAVSFVAGRLLRPVVPTPEKLLTYECGVDPVGEGWAHTQVRYYVYAFLYVIFAVDSIFLFPWATVFAAPGFGGATLVEMFIFLGFLAVGLLYAWKKGVLEWT; from the coding sequence GTGCCGGAGGCGACCGTGCGCACCGCGAGTGCCGACGTCCGGCTCGCGGCCGACTACTTCGATGGCTACGCGACGGTCGGCCTGCTGGCCGTCGTCGGCGTGCTGTTCGTCGCCGTGTCCTTCGTGGCCGGGCGACTGCTGCGGCCCGTGGTGCCGACCCCCGAGAAGCTGCTGACCTACGAATGCGGCGTGGACCCCGTCGGCGAGGGCTGGGCGCACACCCAGGTGCGCTACTACGTCTACGCCTTCCTCTACGTCATCTTCGCGGTGGACTCGATCTTCCTGTTCCCCTGGGCGACGGTCTTCGCCGCGCCGGGCTTCGGCGGCGCGACGCTCGTCGAGATGTTCATCTTCCTCGGCTTCCTCGCCGTGGGCTTGTTGTACGCATGGAAGAAGGGCGTCCTCGAATGGACGTGA